A window of Xyrauchen texanus isolate HMW12.3.18 chromosome 10, RBS_HiC_50CHRs, whole genome shotgun sequence contains these coding sequences:
- the LOC127651001 gene encoding coagulation factor XI-like, whose amino-acid sequence MSLFFTFAFLLVFIPGAFTKVDPGLWMDIEFTANDVSQIHSPDVYHCQLACTQHHSCLFFTFFHHDWKEHNRQFHCDLKNTASGLPTAFKELKGVTSGFSLSRKDYKPNVCLSNVYENVDFTGSDYDRSQANTFEECQSACTNDLRCQFYTFVTSVFTVNPLLRNSCFLKYNWVLPIPPIIKSTPGAVSGFSGKEIFKAQGPKTKACKDQIRVSTDFPGDGFEMIPAVSPRHCQFLCSEHPKCTHFSYSSAKAPTSETWYHMRCFLKHKPQLNEMDAVMKEEVYFGQPSCEPSNDWAKRKYENVDFFGGDNHNVETNGPESCQDICTSDPDCQFFTYFRPSYQEENKRRKCYLKQVITLPLPPLVMALQGAISGFPLRNCKSVAEGGSTEVHDTVKCKAHNVRARVFGGVDAQSGKWPWQVSLQKWGSHFCGGSIIGEKWVLTAAHCFQYPNIQISVSAGLTKLSEAGVKYDVDQVITYPGYDDSTLENDIALLKLKTPIIFTDRIAPVCLVGRAIEVGFLGQKCSVTGWGKLSTGRLPDVLQEAQVPLIGSESCKVMMPVVWSRPQKILKTNLCAGYPQGGIDTCQGDSGGPLVCEADNTWYITGITSWGLGCAEANKPGVYTRVSHYLDWIKRTMANG is encoded by the exons ATGAGCCtgttttttacatttgcatttttattgGTTTTCATACCAGGAGCCTTCACAAAAG TGGATCCAGGCCTGTGGATGGATATAGAATTCACTGCGAATGATGTTAGCCAGATTCACTCTCCGGATGTCTACCACTGTCAACTTGCCTGCACCCAGCACCATTCCTgtcttttctttacattttttcacCATGATTGGAAGGAACACAATAG ACAGTTTCATTGCGATCTGAAAAACACAGCATCTGGGTTACCAACAGCTTTCAAAGAGCTCAAAGGAGTAACTTCAGGATTCTCACTCAGTCGTAAAGACTACAAACCAA ATGTCTGCTTGTCTAACGTGTATGAGAATGTGGATTTCACTGGCTCAGATTACGACAGATCACAAGCCAACACTTTTGAAGAGTGCCAGAGTGCCTGCACAAATGACTTGCGCTGTcagttttacacatttgtgacatCAGTATTTACAGTGAATCCACTGCTTCG CAACTCGTGCTTTCTTAAATACAACTGGGTTCTTCCGATACCTCCGATCATCAAATCCACACCTGGTGCTGTGTCTGGATTTTCAGGCAAAGAGATTTTTAAAGCGCAAGGTCCTAAAACAAAAG CATGCAAGGATCAGATTCGAGTCAGTACTGACTTTCCAGGGGATGGCTTTGAGATGATCCCTGCCGTGTCACCTCGGCACTGTCAGTTCCTGTGCTCCGAACATCCCAAATGCACCCATTTCTCATACTCTTCTGCCAAAGCTCCAACAAGTGAAACATG GTATCATATGCGATGCTTCCTGAAACATAAACCTCAGTTAAATGAGATGGATGCAGTCATGAAGGAAGAAGTGTATTTTGGACAGCCGAGTTGTGAGCCCTCAAATG ATTGGGCAAAAAGGAAGTATGAAAATGTAGATTTCTTTGGGGGTGACAACCACAATGTTGAGACGAATGGTCCTGAATCTTGTCAAGATATTTGCACATCTGACCCAGACTGCCAATTCTTCACTTATTTTCGTCCTTCATACCAAGAAGAGAACAAGAG GAGGAAGTGTTATTTAAAGCAGGTTATCACCCTACCCCTGCCACCTCTTGTGATGGCTTTGCAGGGTGCGATATCTGGATTTCCATTAAGAAACTGTAAGAGTGTTGCTGAAGGGGGGTCAACAGAAGTCCATG ATACAGTAAAGTGTAAAGCACATAATGTCAGAGCCAGGGTATTTGGAGGTGTTGATGCCCAATCAGGTAAATGGCCCTGGCAGGTTAGTCTGCAAAAGTGGGGAAGCCATTTTTGTGGTGGATCCATCATCGGAGAAAAATGGGTTCTCACCGCAGCACACTGTTTCCAGTA TCCCAACATACAGATATCAGTTTCAGCTGGATTAACCAAACTATCTGAAGCTGGGGTCAAATATGATGTGGATCAGGTCATTACGTATCCTGGATATGATGACAGTACTCTGGAAAATGATATTGCCTTGTTGAAGCTGAAGACACCAATTATATTCACAG ATCGTATTGCTCCAGTATGTCTTGTTGGAAGGGCAATTGAAGTAGGATTCCTTGGACAGAAGTGCAGTGTGACCGGGTGGGGCAAGCTGAGCACAG GTCGGTTACCAGATGTTCTCCAGGAAGCTCAGGTTCCTCTTATTGGATCAGAGTCATGTAAAGTCATGATGCCAGTTGTATGGTCACGACCCCAAAAAATTCTCAAAACCAACTTGTGCGCTGGGTACCCTCAGGGTGGCATTGATACTTGTCAA GGTGATTCTGGAGGTCCACTTGTGTGTGAGGCTGATAACACATGGTACATAACAGGGATCACTAGCTGGGGATTGGGCTGTGCAGAAGCTAACAAACCAGGAGTTTACACTCGTGTTTCTCACTATCTTGACTGGATTAAACGCACAATGGCCAATG GGTGA